The following are from one region of the Thermococcus sp. genome:
- a CDS encoding metal-dependent transcriptional regulator: MEISKREEEYLETMYILHKNKGVIRVKDIAKMMRVKPPSVVDALKKLNEKGLVEYEKYDRILLTSEGRKVAERTYSKHLLLTKFFIDILGIPPEIAERDACQFEHYVSEITVKRIREFAQFIQDECPYVLKQFIKEKLAENAESE, encoded by the coding sequence TTGGAGATAAGCAAGAGGGAAGAGGAATATCTTGAGACGATGTACATCCTCCACAAGAACAAGGGCGTGATAAGGGTCAAGGACATAGCCAAAATGATGAGGGTCAAGCCTCCAAGCGTTGTAGATGCACTCAAGAAGCTCAACGAAAAGGGGCTGGTTGAATACGAGAAGTACGACAGGATTCTGCTGACTTCGGAGGGCAGGAAGGTCGCCGAGAGGACCTACTCGAAGCACCTACTCCTCACGAAGTTCTTCATAGACATCCTCGGGATTCCCCCGGAGATAGCCGAGAGGGATGCCTGCCAGTTCGAGCACTACGTCAGTGAGATAACCGTGAAGCGGATACGGGAGTTTGCGCAGTTTATTCAGGATGAGTGCCCCTACGTGCTGAAGCAGTTCATCAAGGAGAAACTGGCCGAGAACGCGGAATCGGAGTGA
- a CDS encoding DUF835 domain-containing protein — MNTTLLMLGQFSSLSAKLVVSAVLFTVYLKSRRRSALIWAFAWLVAAMSILSDALGVLQLISLTEATFSSMLFLGSLTFLSEEIGKNIRYSMLWAAPPLVAAMYGILLGNDWDSVVGIPYGVAAFFIALSGIMILTTISEEFTNARRAAFTLCLLGLHKMDYAFLRDVAWFAPIGFTLGAVLTVLSAYFMAKMVLSSGFTHLKGGTAISVKPGIELVTSKDYHRVKEELNGYPVLAFIRELSAPDKWKAYFLTSLPGKDTIPPTSLPRVLELSGRYLREAEMQGITGVVVIDGIEYLIVHNGITAVTKFLGTLRDLVILRDGRLIVVADENALDRKDYLTIRRVLMGG, encoded by the coding sequence ATGAACACCACACTGCTCATGCTGGGCCAGTTCTCCAGCCTCTCCGCCAAACTTGTTGTCTCGGCGGTACTCTTCACTGTCTACCTAAAATCCCGAAGAAGGTCCGCACTCATATGGGCGTTCGCATGGCTCGTTGCGGCTATGAGCATACTCTCCGATGCACTGGGCGTACTCCAGCTCATTTCCCTGACGGAGGCCACTTTTTCGTCCATGCTCTTCCTGGGGTCGCTGACTTTCCTCTCGGAGGAGATTGGAAAGAATATCAGGTACTCCATGCTATGGGCCGCACCACCCCTCGTTGCGGCCATGTACGGGATACTCCTTGGAAACGACTGGGATTCTGTTGTCGGAATACCTTACGGGGTTGCTGCGTTTTTCATCGCTCTCTCGGGCATCATGATTCTCACGACCATAAGCGAAGAGTTCACGAACGCCAGGAGGGCAGCGTTCACCCTCTGCCTGCTGGGACTCCACAAGATGGACTACGCGTTCCTCAGGGACGTGGCATGGTTTGCACCCATCGGGTTCACCCTCGGGGCTGTTCTAACGGTCCTCTCGGCGTACTTCATGGCGAAGATGGTTCTGTCCAGCGGGTTTACCCACCTGAAGGGAGGGACGGCGATATCCGTCAAACCAGGCATCGAGCTGGTCACCAGTAAGGATTACCATAGGGTCAAGGAAGAATTAAACGGCTATCCCGTTTTGGCGTTTATACGGGAACTCAGCGCCCCGGACAAGTGGAAGGCGTACTTCCTGACCAGCCTGCCCGGAAAAGACACGATCCCCCCAACGAGCCTTCCACGGGTGCTCGAACTGTCGGGGAGGTACCTCAGAGAGGCCGAGATGCAGGGCATTACTGGGGTCGTGGTGATAGACGGAATCGAGTATCTGATAGTCCACAACGGGATAACGGCGGTTACGAAGTTCCTCGGAACCCTCAGGGACCTTGTCATACTGAGGGACGGCCGGCTAATCGTCGTCGCCGATGAAAACGCGCTGGACAGGAAGGACTACCTGACGATCCGGCGCGTTCTCATGGGAGGGTAA
- the scpB gene encoding SMC-Scp complex subunit ScpB produces the protein MGLLEDKALVEAALFVSGRPLSVKELSRALGIRSLDYLEKLIELIAAEYAERKSAIEVVKVLGDKYVMQVKQEYSQRVVHLMPRPDLRTGELKTLALIAYLQPIEQSKVVKLRGSQAYEHIRKLLEMGLIYAEPYERTKLLGTTPKFAELYGFPENDPNIIKEAFRKVVHAEYSDLIAKLDGRGGEAEGPAEPEGEVAAEGEE, from the coding sequence ATGGGACTCCTTGAGGACAAAGCCCTTGTTGAAGCGGCCCTTTTCGTTTCTGGGAGGCCGCTCAGTGTGAAGGAGCTTTCAAGGGCACTGGGAATAAGGTCTCTGGACTACCTTGAGAAGCTGATAGAGCTTATAGCAGCCGAGTACGCGGAGAGAAAGAGCGCGATAGAGGTTGTGAAGGTTCTGGGGGATAAGTACGTCATGCAGGTAAAGCAGGAATACAGCCAGCGCGTCGTCCACCTCATGCCAAGACCAGACCTTAGAACCGGCGAGCTGAAGACCCTCGCACTGATAGCCTACCTCCAGCCGATAGAACAGAGCAAGGTGGTGAAGCTCAGGGGCAGCCAGGCATACGAACACATAAGAAAACTCCTTGAAATGGGCCTTATCTATGCCGAACCCTACGAGAGGACGAAGCTTCTTGGGACGACACCAAAGTTCGCCGAACTCTACGGCTTCCCCGAGAACGACCCCAACATTATAAAGGAAGCCTTTAGAAAGGTCGTCCACGCGGAGTACAGCGACCTGATAGCCAAGCTCGACGGCAGGGGAGGGGAGGCGGAGGGTCCAGCCGAGCCGGAGGGAGAGGTCGCTGCGGAAGGCGAGGAGTAA